A stretch of the Chelonoidis abingdonii isolate Lonesome George chromosome 11, CheloAbing_2.0, whole genome shotgun sequence genome encodes the following:
- the LOC116830574 gene encoding uncharacterized protein LOC116830574, translating to MILFITIMLFAKYLLLSFMVVRVQGYLHQFQPFLFVNINDTAKIQCSSKEQFVAGGITAQWYRRREGEAPMLIKRCSDHQNVNKVACISEGHNLTLAIYNAQRNDSGVYYCTESYVIFLTFGNGSTLIVGDSYTSSSWVLPLAPSPHGLLSPGTADLACVVHGVSNAVQISWSISGDLQEQGLIRSLKAKDGSLVFINHISVPVATWTSGKNFTCDVKFNSSGKSVKKIARYVEASSTAPASDCSHYIVPLAAGAGLLLLLVSLSFIWTLWPLPH from the exons ATGATATTGTTTATTACAATCATGCTGTTCGCCAAGTATCtgcttttgtctttcatgg TGGTACGAGTGCAGGGATATCTGCACCAATTTCAGCCATTCCTGTTTGTGAACATTAATGATACAGCAAAGATCCAGTGCTCTTCCAAAGAACAATTTGTAGCAGGAGGTATAACAGCTCAGTGGTACAGGAGACGAGAAGGTGAAGCCCCCATGTTAATTAAGAGATGCTCAGATCatcaaaatgtaaataaagtTGCTTGCATATCGGAAGGACACAACTTGACCCTGGCAATCTACAATGCCCAACGGAATGACTCGGGGGTTTATTACTGTACCGAATCTTACGTCATCTTCTTGACTTTTGGCAACGGATCCACTCTGATTGTTGGAG ACAGTTACACCTCCAGCAGTTGGGTGCTGCCTCTGGCTCCATCTCCACACGGCCTCCTCTCCCCTGGGACGGCTGATCTGGCTTGCGTGGTCCATGGAGTTTCCAACGCAGTCCAAATTTCCTGGAGTATTTCTGGTGATCTGCAGGAACAGGGGCTGATACGTTCGCTGAAAGCAAAGGATGGCTCCTTGGTGTTCATAAATCACATTAGCGTCCCCGTGGCCACCTGGACCAGTGGGAAGAATTTCACCTGTGATGTTAAATTCAACTCTTCTGGCAAGAGTGTTAAGAAAATTGCCAGGTATGTTGAAG CTTcctccacagcccctgccagcgaTTGCTCACATTACATTGTGCCTCTTGCGGCTGGAGctggtctgctgctgctgctggtgtctcTGAGCTTCATCTGGACCCTCTGGCCCCTTCCACACTAG
- the LOC116830575 gene encoding immunoglobulin kappa light chain-like, which yields MFWYLRREGEKPTCIKRCLDDQNVSKFTCKHKTHSSTLEISNVQKTESGVYYCAYIDSSYLIFGNGSALIVGDSYTNSSWVMLLVPFPHDSQVTETANLACVIHGVSSPVHISWSVSGELQEQGLTRSLKAKDGSLMLINHISVPMDTWTSGKNFTCEVKFNSSGTSVKKSTRYPAAPASDCSHYIVPLAAVAGLLLLVVSLSLIWTLCPSTLGLKPRISAPPVSEENQGGILYAHLDFDSRNHNKSTMQRPARGKHLKP from the exons ATGTTTTGGTATTTGAGAAGAGAAGGTGAGAAACCCACCTGCATTAAGCGCTGTTTGGATGATCAAAATGTAAGTAAATTTACTTGCAAACACAAGACACACAGCTCGACGCTGGAAATTAGCAATGTCCAAAAGACTGAGTCTGGCGTTTACTATTGTGCATATATAGACAGCAGCTACCTGATCTTCGGGAATGGATCTGCGCTGATTGTTGGAG ACAGTTATACCAACAGCAGCTGGGTGATGCTTTTGGTCCCATTTCCACATGACAGTCAAGTCACTGAGACAGCAAATCTGGCTTGTGTGATCCATGGAGTGTCCAGCCCAGTCCACATTTCCTGGAGTGTttctggggagctgcaggaacagGGGCTGACGCGCTCACTGAAAGCAAAGGATGGATCTTTAATGCTCATAAATCACATCAGCGTCCCCATGGACACCTGGACCAGTGGGAAGAATTTCACCTGTGAAGTCAAATTCAACTCTTCTGGCACCAGTGTGAAGAAAAGTACCAGGTATCCTGCAG cccctgctagcgaTTGCTCACATTACATTGTGCCCCTTGCAGCTGTAGCTGGTCTGCTGTTGCTGGTGGTGTCTCTGAGTCTCATCTGGACCCTCTGCCCTTCCACACTAG GACTTAAGCCCAGGATCTCAGCACCCCCAGTTTCAGAGGAGAACCAG GGTGGAATCTTATACGCTCATCTGGATTTTGATTCGCGGAATCACAACAAGAGCACAATGCAGCGACCGGCCAGAGGGAAACATCTAAAACCCTGA